In Lycium barbarum isolate Lr01 chromosome 9, ASM1917538v2, whole genome shotgun sequence, the DNA window ataataagtattgtttaggtccaatccacatacattaacaatataatattttacacctttaaattaatcgaattaaaattccagttatcaactgatgcttatatattgctattgttttgtctcaaagagaggaaaatagttttcttttaaacaagtcttctcttttaaaaagtattaataaatttttgcaaactttgtattcatagatataataaagttttggatacggagcacaaattacagtGTTATATTAATCATTTTTTGAGCATACAACTTATCAGTAATATAAGTAAAAAGATTCAAgcgaatttttattttaaaaagctgacaaaataatgaataaaataattACAATTTCAGAAATTACATAACCAATTAACATTAATAAGAAAATTTATGGGTCAAAAAATTAATTTGGTGTGTAACTATATAACATAAATTTTAGtagaatttaaattaaattttaaataaaatacaTTTTTAACGTGAGACTACACGATAATAGTACTGATATAAATGATAAAAGCACTTATTAATAATATATCACTATACTTATGAAAGTAGAACAGAAGCAAATATTGTATCATGCTAACAATTTTTCTGCTATTTGTCAGGATAAATTACGCATTTgaactttctaatttttatttgtgAATGGTAAATAAGAAATGATTGATCTTTAGGAGAATAATGTATAATGTACAATTCAATCTaagaagcaaatatatatatCTTTGCAAACCTAATAAATTTATAGCATTAAGCGATAgtaaaaaacaaataaaatattAGAGTCTTAGTGCTTTACAACTTAAGAAATGAATGTTctcataattaaaaaataataagttgtgTTACTTTATTAAATTATACTACTAAAGTTTGGTTATGATCAGTAGAATGTAAAGATTTTAACGGAATAAAACTTTGAGAAACCAAATAATTTTCTGTACATACTTCTTCGAATGAAAATATTAACATATCAATATTATGTTTATCGTTAGCTCATACTAGGATTATTGGGCCCGTGCGAAGCACGCGCATCGATGTCTAATATGAAATTAAAGGAGACTAGGATAGGTAAGTAGGTAATTAGAGCGAGATTAGGAACAGATGGACAACATGATCTCGAtcaataatcttttttttttttaaattaagagaTTTGATATTTTAGTTAATTCTTTTAGGTTTAAAATTATACACTACAGTGAAAAAGATATTGTCTTTGCAAGATTACCAATTAATGCTTATATTTACTTATAATTATAAAATAAGTGACTTCAGTGCATAAATATTCTTGGGCTCACTATAACTTAAAAGTAGAAGAAACATTACTACATTATTTAGAAACTAAACCAAGGAAAACTATTATAACGCCATTGGATAACAAACATTACAGCAAGGTAAGATGGCTTTTATTCATACTTCTTAATTATGGCAAGCTCTACAGTAGCAAGAGCGTTACCATATTACATTTTTGCCATTACAAAAGTTTTAATACAATATTGCTGCACTTGATGATCAGTTTTGAGGCTTAGCTTGAGTGACTTTATCCATGGCTTCACCTTTGTAGGAGCAGCACCTATAGCAACCGTGGTAATCGCGGCGGCAGCAACCATACCGGCAGTATCCTCCACGtctaccaccaccaccacctcgACCGCCGCCAGGATATCCACCACCACCACGGCCACCTCCACCGCGACCGCCGCCCGGGTATCCACCACCACCATGGCCACCACCAGGGTATCCACCACCATGATGGCCACCACCAGGGTATCCCCCACCGGGATATCCTCCATATTGGGCTTCATGTACTTCATTCTTGTGTTCAGATTTCTTAGCTGCATTAGTAGTATAACATTTTTGGTTTAATCAATAATCTTACGAGTTGGAGTCCTACACACGGATAGTGTAAAAGGTTTCACCATTTTAGGTTGCTTAAAAGATAGTAGTAAGTAGCTACTTATGTTCATAAAAAGTGAAATTAGTGATCTGAAAATTAAATAAGACAAGTTACTGTCACAAGCCTACAACAGGTTAATAATGAAACACATATAATCTAGAAACTATTTTACACTagattaagttatatagtatatcGTTAGCGTAGAATTTTTTTACACTATCAAATTACTCAAGTGATATCTACAGTAAGCCTACTTAAAATGTGGGAtctgtaatgttgaaaataaaacaAGTTACTTAGGTGTGAAAATTCTTTAAAATGGCGTATACAACGTAAATTCTTGAGCCGAGGCTAGCTtttctacctcccaaggtagaggtaaggtctgcatgCACTCTACTTTCCCCAGACCTACTTGTGggaatatactgggtatgttgttgttgttagctaGTAGAAGTTTATATAAATTAAATCATTTACTTTTATTTATATACTCTTTTTCATGATACAAACACAATTATATATAGTATTTGATAGGTTCAAGCTAGCATTAGTGAATACAAACATGGAACTTTAAGTACTCGTTTTAGTGGAAATAATATTACCTTTACTACAAATTGCACATTCACCACCAATTTGAAAGGTTAAATAATTTAACTTGATAAAAAGAAAGGACATATACTAAAGAGATAACATATTTTTTTCACTGGCTTGGCCAAACGTTAGATTTTATGCCAAGTAATGAGAGAGGAAACCCAATTTTTCAAAGAGACAAAGATAAAAAGGAGAAAATAATCTTACAGTCCTCCTCTATAGTGGTGGAAGTCTCAGCCAACTCCCTTGCTAAAACCTCAGTACTTATCATTATAAAAATAGCCAAACAAAGGCCAAGAAACAGAAATGCCTTGGAattcatctttttttttgtttttgtaccCAAGCTTAGTAATGAGACTTGAGACTGAAGGATGAAGAAAATGATGCATGATTGGCTCTATTTATAGTAAGATTGAAGGGAAGGACATTCATGTGAGGGAACAACACACAGGATACATTTATGGAGAATTGGTTGGCAAGTGAAGAGAGTGATGAAGAGTCTTGGATTCACAATTGAGTTGacaaaatatattaatataatcATACAGAATATGGAGTTTTTAGATTCTGAAATttgtcatatatacataaataaataatttcCCAACAAATTTACAATTTTGGCGCAACGTTATTGAATTTTATCGAActtgtacttcccatacttgctCCGTCTCCATCTACTACTCGTTATATTAAATAGGCATACAGAATACATTGATGACTTTTTAAACTTGTCAAAAGTTCTCATTTAGACATATAATTCAGTAATTCTATCTAGTGAACACTTGGCGTTTGTAAAAACAGTACCTGTAAAACGCTAACTAAAATTTTGATAAGTTTCGAGAGTCGTCGATTAGTTAGATCTATGGGCCAAAATGCACTAAATATTGCAAGTTCTTTACCTCACAAGTGTATATAAGTTTGAGACAGCCAGAAGCTCTAAATGCCATAACGGCATATCTACTTTAACACTATTCTTTTTCAATGGGCGCTTTAAAATTCTAGGCCCTCCCATATACCCCACCATCCCTCTCCCCTACTTGTagagtctattttttttttaaaagacacTACAATTATTCGGAATTTACTGATCCGCGCATAAACAAATTCATGATTTGAAATTTATAGATTCTTATAATACTTTAAGTGATAATAATTGAGTtcacaatcaaatatttataaatatttctttaaACTTCCTAATATATATACAACTACAAGTTAGGACAAATGTTTTTGAATTCTCGTGAACTCGTTAATTGTGCTTTCGATGCGCCACTAGATTCAACTAATCCAAATTTATATCGCGTAAGACTCGTTAAGGAAAAATGCTCCGTATCTGACTTTTTTCTATTTCTAGAACTTTGACCTCAAAATCTGTAAGTACGGGTAGAAAGGTCAATATTCAGCCCATTACAAGTAGATCTAGTTGGTATTTGTTCAGTCTAGATCTATTAGGTCTGCCAAGTTGCAAATTAGATAATTATCCATAAGAGGAAAAGTCTAGTTATCCATAAGTGGAAAAGTCTAGTGCAGCTTCGAAAAGACACGTGCGTATTTTCTGGCCTACGAATTAAAAACATGAGAGAGACATCACGTATCAGTAAAGTTGAAAAAGTCATCCTAGATCAGCCACCCAACCACCTCTCATTACTGCTCAAGCTATCAAGAAATAAAAcattctttttcatttttcaacGAAATTTGATCAAGAACTTGAACCCCATGTTTAATTCTCTGTTAGACACCTGATTTGTAattagtttatgatttgtattATTTTACTTGATGATTGTTCGTAGACGAATCCGCTAAGTCTTCGAACTCATGAAGGTTGGATTATGTACGTTTAACAACTCTAATGAGTTGTTCATCAACCGGCCATTTGGTTATTATACAGTAATATGAAATTTGTTATGCGTTGAATGATGCTACATTGATTATTATGCGTTTAATAATAGGATGATTGTTTTACAAGATTATTTTGTAAATTGCTAACACTAGTAACTCAAGACTTTACGTGAATGTGTTACTATTTGGAGATTCAAACAGTTTGTTCTTTGGTTATAATCTTTTCAAACTTTTGTAAAAACATTTTGAATTATTAGGTATTTTGACTAATAGTATTTTTTGTGTAatatttaaatatgtaaattttattaaatatttaaaGAATCTATACCCGAATTCTTGGTCAAAATTAAGTATTACCCTCATAGTCCAAACACCTTCATATAAATTGAACAAAAAGTAATATATTCAagagataatatttaataactCGGACAGACTAGGTTAGGTTATACAATTCCACAGGTTCTCTGTTCTTTTTGccatgaaaaaaaataaaaatctacaaTGATATGTTCAATTCTGAACCAGATAATATATTGCCCTACAGAAAAATGCAATATTTATTTCATATAAAGATCGCTATATGTAGGTGCTTAATGAAAAATTTGAGTCTAAACGTTAACCCATCTATTCAAGTAGCTGCCAATTAACTTAAAACTTTTTCAGGTATTGCATTAATGTAatcttcaatattcgcctccaaaaaaattcacaaaatgatgatataaatagaGCAAAATTACATTCTCAACTATCACAACTCAAGTAATAGTGATAGCTTATTTTTAGTTTCAACTAAGAAAAAATGGGATCAAAGGCATTGATGCTTCTAAGCCTTGTTTTGGCTATTTTTGGTGATAACATCAGATGCTACATCAAATATTTTTTACACTGTTAGTATCAATTCTTCAAACACTAATTTGTTTCTAGCAAATATCGTCATATAAATGAAAAAGATGAAATATGTAGTTATGGTTATGATCGACATCTTTGTGCGATATGGACACGGTTTATTTTTGCATTTACTTTTGTTTTGAACTATTAGATATTCCAGAAAGATAAAAAGGAAATTTAATGCCTCAAATATTTACAAATTCTTATTTTGGTTCTTGTAATTTCTACCTAAGCaaatttaaccttcaattaattgaaatgtGCACTTTTGATCCCTCGAACTGTAACATATTTTCTATAAAAGGTTCAACGAAAGATAGAATTTATTGCTATTATCCCAAGATAAAAGGATCACTGTAACTATCCACCTAACTAGGACTGGCAAATGGGTGGGTTTGGTTGGATTTGGTTTGATTGAAAATGATTTAAACAAAAATGGGTTAAGTTTCAAACCGCCCATATTTTATGTGGATAAGTATGGGTTGTGTGATAAATGACTGGGTTGTTTATGGGTTAACCCATATTATACAAGTGGACTATTATTTCAAGTGtatgtttataattttttttcttttggcaagttaaattaattttttcatataaatttctgggggaggggtgggggtgggggtatgaattttatttatttataattttttaataaaagtaaaatatatgaaattgatttttgtgtgtgtgtggggggggggggggggtggaggtaggggagggggtggggtgggggaccAGAAATTCTTTTCCActatttataaattttttatagaagtaatttatatgaaaattgaaattttttttgggggggggggggggggtgggggaggggttggggcgggggtaagaattttttgatcggagtgggaggtaagaaaacatttctcctttttttattaagctttttataaaagaaaaataaaatatatgaaataaaaaaatctgtggggtggggggggggggtatggcGTGGTGGGTGGTGGGGTAAGGGTTGGGGTGGAAAGTAAGAAAgaaatttctcattttcaaaatgagTTGTTATTGGGTTTAGTGTGTTCTTATATGGATACATTTTTATGGGTTAAAGAGAGACTTGAAGCCCATATTTACCCATCTGAAAATGAGTGACCAACTCACTAACATGTGGGTAAAATGGGCTAATTTACTAAATATGGGCTCAAATTGCCACCTCTACACCTAACGTTCATATGTGAGATTATTGTTACAAAAAAAGGTATGCGAGACGAAAAATGAGGTAAATGTCGCTAAATATCCAGAATTCGGACCTGGAGGTGGAGGACCCGGTTTTGCATTTAATGCAGGAACTGGATTGGGATCTGGTGCAGGAGGTATAATACCATTGCCATGAGAGGATATCCTGGAAGTGGCCATGGATTCATATATAGTGGCTATTGTTTTAATTATATGTTATGTGTTTAAGTAAGTATTATTACTTGTGTAGTTGGAAAGTATGAATAAATGTATCAGAAATCACCATAGATCACACTTGCTATGGATTGATGGTCATGTCATTAGTATGTGAGAACTTGGTTAGTATGTAAGATTTTCTTTTCGTTTGAATGTAATTGTCATCCATATGTTTCAAGTGTCCTTTGTTCTGTTTTTTTTCTTCGTAATCGTTTCGTTTGAATTTGTATGGTAGAAtctgatcggatgcacagatagtACTAGCAAAATATGTTTTCGTCTAATCTGTTTTCGATTGACTaaaaaagaaagacttttgacgCATATCAAAAGTACTTATAGCATTTGTTGGATTAAACACGTCATATGACATTTTGATGACTATATGGACTTATGACTATACGAGCATGTCGTCAAAAGTAATatgtgatgtttatgttagatttaaTGGCGCAGACCACTTTGTGAACTCTCTCAATTTTCTCTAATCAAATGTGTAAATAACTTTTTCAAGATTCCAATATTTTCAATTGAACATTATAGGACTTACAAACAGTTTAACTTGTCGAATGCATGAATGAATTTTATTTGCATGATTGTAGAAACTAGAGTCAAAGTTACAGGCACTTTTATTGCCCAGGATTTCTATGATCTCATTCTCAGTGAACTATATGATCCTGACTCATCAATTTTTCAGATTAATATAAATCTCTTATCTTTGTTTTCACTTATACCTAATTAGATGGAGACAAGGATAGGAGtttgattaaaaagaaaaatgagaagAAACACCAACGGAAAAGTGTTATGGCACGTACCCTTATATAATTAACAAACGTAACATGATAGCTTTTATAACatgatagcttttatttcataATTCTTACAAGAAGCTAGAAATAGCCAGCAATAGTATTACGTAGTATTACATCTTGCCACCAATTGGTACAAGGTGATTGTAACTATATTACTATTCACCATTGTATCTAGGAGCAGCACTTGCGGCCGCCACCACCATGTCCACCGTGTCCACCGTGGCCGCCATGTCCACCCCCAGAATATCCACCGCCACCACCGTGACCGCCGCCATGGTATCCTCCACCACCGTGACCGCCGCCATGGTATCCGCCACCACCGTGACCGCCGCCATGGTATCCGCCACCACGGTATCCGCCACCACCGTGACCGCCGCCATGGTATCCACCGCCATTGTACCCGCCAGAGTGGTCTACATGTACTTCATTCTTGTTATTGGAATTCTTTGCTGCATCGTGTAAACAAGAATGTTATTCTTAACTgttttattctttttttattaGTATAATTATACTATTTATTACCAACTCTGAATTATAAACTTCTGTAATCTCATAACTTCATGGAGATTTTTCGCTAAAGTTGAGAAGGTTAAATATGCTAGCATATATAATAGTATATGGAAAATGTATAATTAAATTAGAGGAGGCTTTATTTATAAATTCTTCTTTCATGATACATCCGCAGCGGTAGTTATCTAAGTTTATAAGAAATTAAGAACTTAGCAAAGTCATGATCAAACTAACATCTAGAGTAGTCCCATTGATTGAAACATATAAGGCTAGATAAGGGTGTCAAAATTAACCATAAAACATGATCCGCCCCCGCCCAAGTTTAGGCGGGTTAATAACTCGTCCATTTGTTAATTCAACCCATTTTGACTCACCCTTTACTTATCTATAAGCTAGGTTAATTGACCCGTGATCAAATATACTTCCTTTTttttaacgtttttttttttttttgatatttcataatagccatagaAAATAGTTTTATTATGTATTTAAATAAATTATCAGAAAACAAATAAAAAGTTTACTGAATTAGGCTGTAACTCATTATCAGCCCATTCATCATGTTATTACTATCCTAGTAATTATACAATAATTTTCAAAAACTTACAGTCCTCTGAAGTGGTGGAAGTCTCAGCCAACTCCCTAGCTACAACATCAGAACTTATCATTACAAATATGGCCACAAAAAGGCCGAGAATCAGAAATGCCTTGGAACCCATTTTTTCTTATGATACTTGAAATAAAGGATGAAGAACTTGAGACATTCttgggttctatttatagaaagaTTTGAATGCATAATTGGTTAAAGAGAAGAGTACCACTTGGAGGTGTGAGCGGACATATGCACAAGGTGCATTTATTGAGTGTGGACCAATATTCAGTCGGCAAATGAAGAGAGTGAGATTTCACATTTGAGTTCATACATGAGAAAGTATCCAGTCTGTTGCATTATATCAAGTTAAACTGATATGTAAAAACAGATATTTATCTACATTAATTCCAATTTGATATCTGGACGTTCGGGTGGATGGGCAAATTTGACTTACTTTGCTACAACTCTCGTAGGCGGATCACTAGGACGTACTTTAGTATAAACATGTTATAATTTTTGAACAAATTGTTCACAGTGCCTAGCAGATTATCAAGAGCTTATGATAAATGCGCAAAGACTTTGCTCAACATAAGTCTTGACAGATCAGTGTACAAAAAAaatcgacaaaccgcaccaaatcgataaatcAAGAAAAGAATTAGACTAGTAGTTTGGTTTGACATGGTTTGGtgttggcaaaaaaaaaaacatgaccataattggtttggtttgtttTTAACTagaaaaagtcaaaccgaaccaaatcaacccaacatgtattcaatttttaaaaatattttataaataaaaatatttatttataatgtaatttataaatatttcttaaaaattttcatagtttttgtcttttatcatattatttcaagcttggatttgaattttgaatgtcaataagttttatatcctatgaatGTTAGTAACTTAAATAAAGTCAAAATCAAAACCAACTCGATACTATTGCttacaaaagaaattcaattctaacactaggaatgacaataaagTTGGATATCTATTTTTTAGTTTTGCATAAGTGGTTTAGAGAGTAAAAtatataacttaattttattttttctttgccatgtaattaatacttagtagccgtacttattttagaatgatttaattaatatttttagattataaatgatcattttctttatggcagctagagaggtattgggggtctcacgaggccgccgtggtgggcaccgaggggattggtggtggataggagaagtccaagggaaggtagaagcaaagaagcaggcatatgtgaagttggtagatagcaaggatgatgaagagaagcggacgaacagggaaaagtataagatgg includes these proteins:
- the LOC132612369 gene encoding glycine-rich protein DC9.1-like isoform X2, whose amino-acid sequence is MGSKAFLILGLFVAIFVMISSDVVARELAETSTTSEDSKNSNNKNEVHVDHSGGYNGGGYHGGGHGGGGYRGGGYHGGGHGGGGYHGGGHGGGGYHGGGHGGGGGYSGGGHGGHGGHGGHGGGGRKCCS
- the LOC132612369 gene encoding glycine-rich protein-like isoform X3, whose protein sequence is MGSKAFLILGLFVAIFVMISSDVVARELAETSTTSEDSKKSEHKNEVHEAQYGGYPGGGYPGGGHHGGGYPGGGHGGGGYPGGGRGGGGRGGGGYPGGGRGGGGGRRGGYCRYGCCRRDYHGCYRCCSYKGEAMDKVTQAKPQN
- the LOC132612369 gene encoding glycine-rich protein-like isoform X1; the protein is MNSKAFLFLGLCLAIFIMISTEVLARELAETSTTIEEDSKKSEHKNEVHEAQYGGYPGGGYPGGGHHGGGYPGGGHGGGGYPGGGRGGGGRGGGGYPGGGRGGGGGRRGGYCRYGCCRRDYHGCYRCCSYKGEAMDKVTQAKPQN